Proteins encoded by one window of Lacerta agilis isolate rLacAgi1 chromosome 11, rLacAgi1.pri, whole genome shotgun sequence:
- the GCNT1 gene encoding beta-1,3-galactosyl-O-glycosyl-glycoprotein beta-1,6-N-acetylglucosaminyltransferase: protein MHGRFQTHSEMLRRKLRHCHNLRFKFLLVLIFTAGTLSLIKIHQKPSYIHHGRLELTDEYPNSNINCSKILQGDPEEIQKVKLELLTVSFKKSLKLTPNDYINMTTDCSSFIKRRKYIIQPLSKEEAEFPIAYSIVIYHKINMFDRLLRSIYAPQNYYCIHVDKKSPESFLAAVKGIASCFDNVFVASQLESVVYASWSRVQADINCMKDLYRRSASWKYLINLCGMDFPIKTNQEIVEKLKALKGENSLETEKMPSNKETRWKKHYEVVDGKVKNMGIDKQRPPLNTPIFSGSAYFVVSRRFVEYVLENNKILAFIEWAKDTYSPDEYLWATIQRIPEVPGAVSASDKYDVSDMNALARFVKWHYFEGDVSRGAPYPPCNGIHIRSVCVFGVGDLNWMLRKHHFFANKFDTDFDPFAVHCLEEYLRDKALYQHSH, encoded by the coding sequence ATGCATGGGAGGTTCCAAACACACTCTGAAATGCTGAGAAGGAAACTTCGTCACTGTCATAACCTACGCTTCAAGTTTCTGCTGGTGTTGATTTTTACAGCAGGCACCTTGTCCCTTATCAAAATCCACCAGAAGCCAAGCTACATACATCATGGGCGCCTAGAGCTAACTGATGAATACCCAAATAGTAACATCAACTGCTCCAAGATATTGCAGGGAGACCCAGAGGAAATTCAGAAGGTGAAGTTGGAGCTCTTAactgtttcctttaaaaagagcCTGAAACTAACTCCAAATGATTACATCAACATGACAACAGACTGCAGCTCCTTTATTAAGAGGCGAAAGTATATTATACAGCCTCTGAGCAAAGAAGAAGCTGAGTTTCCTATAGCATATTCAATAGTAATTTATCACAAAATTAATATGTTTGATAGACTTCTGAGATCGATTTACGCTCCACAAAACTATTACTGCATTCATGTTGATAAGAAGTCCCCCGAGTCTTTCTTGGCTGCAGTGAAGGGGATTGCTTCATGTTTTGACAATGTCTTTGTTGCCAGCCAGTTGGAGAGTGTAGTATATGCTTCGTGGAGTAGAGTGCAAGCAGACATCAACTGCATGAAGGATCTCTACAGGAGGAGCGCAAGCTGGAAATACCTGATCAATCTTTGTGGTATGGATTTTCCTATCAAGACTAACCAAGAAATAGTAGAGAAACTAAAAGCTCTCAAGGGTGAAAACAGTTTGGAAACCGAGAAAATGCCTTCAAACAAGGAGACACGATGGAAGAAGCATTATGAAGTTGTTGATGGCAAAGTGAAGAATATGGGAATAGACAAACAACGCCCACCTCTCAATACACCCATTTTCTCTGGCAGTGCTTACTTTGTTGTTAGCCGGAGGTTTGTTGAATATGTCCTAGAGAACAACAAAATCCTTGCATTTATAGAATGGGCCAAAGACACTTACAGTCCTGATGAATACTTGTGGGCTACTATTCAGCGAATTCCCGAGGTTCCAGGTGCAGTCTCTGCCAGCGACAAATATGATGTCTCTGACATGAATGCTCTTGCCAGGTTTGTTAAGTGGCATTACTTTGAGGGGGACGTGTCCCGGGGTGCTCCGTACCCACCTTGTAATGGAATTCACATCCGCTCTGTGTGTGTCTTTGGAGTGGGAGACTTGAACTGGATGCTACGAAAACACCACTTCTTTGCCAACAAGTTTGACACTGACTTTGACCCCTTTGCAGTTCACTGCTTGGAGGAGTATTTAAGAGACAAAGCACTGTATCAGCACAGCCATTAA